The Rhodoferax sediminis genome has a segment encoding these proteins:
- a CDS encoding ABC transporter permease encodes MFDFSPNALFGQLLLGLMNGSFYALLSLGLAVIFGMLNIVNFAHGAQYMLGAFAAVALGRLGLGYWWALLLAPLAVGIVGLLTERLFLRRVANLNHLYGMLLIYGLTLVIQGAMQSTFGASSLQYSAPEHFSGGIRLPFLFLPYYRLWVVLFSLAVCGGTWYVIERTRIGAYLRAATENPTIVRTFGINVPLLITLTYCFGVGLAGLAGVLAAPIYQVRPMMGADLLIIVFAVVVIGGMGSILGSIVMGFGLGLLEGLVSFIYPQASTTAVFLVMVLVLIVRPAGLFGWVVSGPADAIENEDTSDVTPRGVLVFCGLALLVVAVAPLFVFPYVLMQAMCLAIYALSVGFLIGYVGLLSFGHAMFLGAGSYAAAHLATAWGVPSDLAMLVGVVAAAVLAYAVGLIALRRQGIYFAMITLAIAQMLYFAAMQAPFTHGEDGIQKVPQTDLLGFLPLSNPKVLYVVVSAVFVLAILALARIVNSPFGEVLRAVRDNEARAVSLGYNAGRYKLVAFVISGALAGLAGAMKAIVSQSANLSDMHWSMSGEALLMALIGGIGSLYGPVVGAFIVFAIVYYFASLGEWVVVVQGVVFVACVMLFRRGLVGEALAWWQARRARRGPTDGVTGLGGQGRQVNPSSE; translated from the coding sequence ATGTTTGACTTCTCGCCCAACGCATTGTTCGGCCAACTGCTGCTGGGCCTGATGAACGGCTCGTTCTACGCGCTGCTGAGCCTTGGCTTGGCCGTCATCTTTGGCATGCTGAACATCGTCAATTTTGCCCACGGCGCCCAGTACATGCTGGGCGCCTTCGCGGCGGTGGCGCTGGGACGCCTGGGCCTCGGCTACTGGTGGGCGCTGCTGCTCGCGCCGCTGGCCGTCGGCATCGTCGGCCTGCTGACCGAGCGCCTGTTCCTGCGCCGGGTGGCGAACCTGAACCACCTGTACGGCATGCTGCTGATCTACGGCCTCACGCTGGTGATCCAGGGCGCGATGCAGAGTACCTTCGGCGCGTCCAGCCTGCAGTATTCCGCTCCGGAACACTTCTCCGGCGGCATCCGGCTGCCCTTCCTGTTCCTGCCCTACTACCGGCTGTGGGTCGTCCTGTTCTCCTTGGCCGTGTGCGGCGGCACCTGGTACGTGATCGAGAGGACGCGCATCGGCGCGTACCTGCGCGCCGCCACGGAAAACCCGACCATCGTGCGGACCTTCGGGATCAACGTTCCCCTGCTCATCACGCTGACCTACTGCTTCGGCGTCGGGCTTGCCGGCCTCGCGGGCGTGCTGGCCGCCCCGATCTACCAGGTGCGCCCGATGATGGGCGCCGACCTGCTGATCATCGTTTTCGCGGTCGTCGTCATCGGCGGCATGGGATCGATCCTCGGCAGCATCGTGATGGGCTTCGGCCTGGGCTTGCTGGAAGGACTTGTTTCCTTCATTTATCCCCAGGCGTCGACCACGGCCGTCTTCCTGGTGATGGTGCTGGTGCTGATCGTGCGGCCGGCGGGGCTCTTCGGCTGGGTGGTGAGTGGGCCTGCCGATGCGATCGAGAACGAGGACACCTCGGACGTGACGCCGCGCGGCGTGCTCGTCTTCTGCGGCCTGGCGCTGCTGGTCGTCGCGGTGGCCCCGCTGTTCGTGTTTCCCTACGTGCTGATGCAGGCGATGTGCCTGGCGATCTACGCCCTGTCGGTCGGCTTCCTGATCGGCTATGTGGGACTGCTGTCCTTCGGCCATGCCATGTTCCTGGGCGCGGGCAGCTACGCGGCGGCGCACCTGGCGACCGCCTGGGGCGTTCCCAGCGACCTCGCGATGCTGGTGGGCGTCGTCGCCGCGGCCGTACTCGCCTATGCGGTCGGCCTCATCGCGCTGCGCCGGCAGGGCATCTACTTCGCCATGATCACGCTGGCCATCGCCCAGATGCTGTATTTCGCCGCGATGCAGGCTCCATTCACGCACGGCGAGGACGGGATCCAGAAGGTGCCGCAGACCGACCTGCTCGGGTTCTTGCCGCTCTCGAACCCGAAGGTCCTGTACGTCGTGGTCAGCGCGGTGTTCGTCCTCGCCATCCTCGCGCTGGCCCGGATCGTGAACTCGCCTTTCGGCGAGGTGCTGCGGGCGGTGCGCGACAACGAGGCGCGCGCAGTTTCGCTCGGCTACAACGCGGGCCGCTACAAGCTCGTGGCCTTCGTTATCTCCGGCGCACTGGCGGGCCTCGCCGGTGCGATGAAGGCGATCGTGTCGCAGAGCGCCAACCTGTCGGACATGCACTGGAGCATGTCCGGAGAAGCGCTGCTCATGGCGCTGATCGGCGGCATCGGTTCTCTGTACGGCCCGGTGGTCGGGGCGTTCATCGTATTTGCCATCGTGTATTACTTCGCCTCGCTCGGCGAGTGGGTGGTCGTCGTGCAGGGCGTGGTCTTCGTCGCCTGCGTGATGTTGTTCCGCCGCGGCCTGGTGGGCGAGGCGCTCGCGTGGTGGCAGGCCCGCCGCGCAAGGCGCGGCCCGACCGATGGCGTGACAGGCCTGGGCGGCCAGGGCCGCCAGGTGAATCCTTCCAGTGAGTAG
- a CDS encoding ABC transporter ATP-binding protein has protein sequence MTDFILQTTGLKRSFAGIRAVDGVDLAVRRGSIHAVIGPNGAGKTTLFNLLTKFLEPTEGRILLRGEDITAAGPAQIASLGMVRSFQISSVFTRLTALQNVRVALMRRGGHSFHFWRSHRDLDRHNQRAMELLAAVGLERWAHERAARLPYGRKRALEIATTLALEPDVLLLDEPLAGMGQEDVEQVAALIKSLAGPRTVLLVEHNLKVIAQLADVITVMARGRVIAEGPYATVSQNPEVRSAYLGSSHA, from the coding sequence AGCTTCGCCGGCATCCGGGCCGTGGACGGCGTGGACCTCGCCGTCCGGCGCGGGAGCATCCACGCCGTGATCGGGCCGAACGGCGCCGGGAAAACGACCTTGTTCAACCTGCTCACCAAGTTCCTGGAGCCCACCGAAGGCCGCATCCTGCTGCGGGGCGAGGACATCACGGCGGCCGGCCCGGCGCAGATCGCCTCGCTGGGCATGGTGAGGTCGTTCCAGATCTCGTCGGTGTTCACGCGCTTGACGGCACTGCAAAACGTGCGAGTGGCCCTGATGCGCCGCGGCGGCCACTCGTTCCACTTCTGGCGCTCGCATCGAGACCTGGACCGCCATAACCAGCGGGCGATGGAGTTGCTTGCCGCCGTCGGTCTCGAACGCTGGGCGCACGAGAGGGCCGCGCGCCTGCCGTACGGCCGCAAGCGGGCGCTCGAAATCGCCACCACACTGGCGCTCGAGCCGGACGTCCTGCTGCTCGACGAGCCGCTGGCCGGGATGGGTCAGGAGGACGTCGAGCAAGTGGCTGCGCTCATCAAGTCGCTGGCTGGGCCACGCACGGTCCTGCTGGTCGAACACAACCTCAAGGTCATCGCGCAACTAGCCGACGTGATCACCGTCATGGCGCGCGGCCGCGTGATTGCGGAGGGCCCGTATGCGACGGTTTCGCAGAATCCCGAGGTGCGCTCGGCCTACCTGGGGTCGTCCCATGCCTGA